From Vallitalea longa, one genomic window encodes:
- a CDS encoding CLC_0170 family protein, producing the protein MMNILDKFGSIFSAKFIVLLLFVGLVLLLWDRKVLYRKKRKKEHTVSIVLGIVYVSASVVLFVVGRFIN; encoded by the coding sequence ATGATGAATATATTAGATAAATTTGGGAGTATATTTTCCGCCAAATTTATAGTTCTATTATTGTTTGTTGGGTTAGTCCTGCTTTTATGGGACAGAAAAGTTTTATATAGGAAGAAGAGAAAAAAGGAGCATACAGTTAGTATTGTACTAGGTATAGTTTATGTTTCTGCATCGGTTGTATTATTTGTAGTAGGTAGATTTATTAATTGA
- the ispE gene encoding 4-(cytidine 5'-diphospho)-2-C-methyl-D-erythritol kinase encodes MYRINIRARAKINISLDVIGKRQDGYHEVKMIMQTINLYDKINMKKIRKDEIKIQTNLAFLPVDDRNLVYKVVKHLKEKYSIKTGVFIDLYKVIPVAAGLAGGSSDAAATLVGMNRLFNLRMTMNEMMEIGTMFGADIPYCLLRGTALSEGIGEKLTPLKRFPNAYVVIAKPNINVSTGYVYSNLDLNDIDARPDTDEIINGINKGDLHHICLNMGNILETVTTKKYPIINEIKRCMMENGAIGSLMTGSGPSVFGIFDDKRKAYNLAHKLKVNNIAKFVYTTTIFNS; translated from the coding sequence ATGTATAGAATTAATATAAGAGCTAGAGCGAAAATCAATATATCACTTGATGTTATAGGTAAGAGACAAGATGGTTATCATGAAGTAAAGATGATTATGCAGACTATCAATCTATATGACAAAATAAATATGAAAAAAATTAGAAAAGATGAGATAAAGATTCAAACTAACTTAGCTTTTTTACCTGTTGATGATAGAAATCTAGTATATAAAGTTGTTAAACATCTAAAAGAAAAATATAGCATAAAAACTGGAGTTTTTATTGATTTATATAAAGTTATTCCAGTAGCCGCTGGTTTGGCTGGAGGAAGTAGTGATGCAGCTGCTACATTAGTTGGAATGAACAGACTTTTTAATCTTCGTATGACTATGAATGAAATGATGGAAATTGGTACTATGTTTGGTGCAGATATTCCTTACTGTTTGCTTAGGGGAACAGCACTTAGTGAAGGAATTGGAGAAAAATTGACACCTCTGAAGCGTTTTCCTAATGCATATGTTGTTATAGCAAAGCCTAATATTAATGTATCAACGGGATATGTTTATAGTAATCTTGATTTAAATGATATAGATGCTAGACCTGATACAGATGAAATAATTAATGGAATCAATAAAGGTGATTTACATCATATTTGTCTAAACATGGGTAATATCCTAGAAACGGTCACTACTAAAAAATATCCTATAATTAATGAAATAAAAAGGTGTATGATGGAAAATGGAGCGATAGGTTCGTTGATGACTGGGAGTGGACCATCAGTTTTTGGTATATTTGATGATAAGCGCAAGGCATATAACCTTGCCCATAAGTTAAAAGTAAACAATATTGCTAAATTCGTTTATACCACTACAATATTCAATAGTTAA
- a CDS encoding DUF3794 and LysM peptidoglycan-binding domain-containing protein encodes MSLELEQRNIALIKQKGSRVLQMTIDEDINVPDIKPDIDKILQSNSVVNITGTDVYDSKVLVKGEFNCKVLYVPLNDSKPVHNMMSLIPIEESINIDDVSKNDSIKTEYVIEEMKITPINTRKINVKSIVQVKLMVDEKKEMYVPMDISGACDIQSKYDDITICKLHTSKKETYKIKDELAIPSSKPNIMEILWYDRSIKNKEFRIMDDKINIKGVIALDTLYLGESGENNLEFVEHEIPYNGVIECNGVNEDMYYDVDIKIVDDKIQIRPDLDGEERVFSVDIMTQLDIKVYSEEKDSILADVYSLSKDIDLEKESVEYETLLCKNQSQCKIKETIEIDSNEPDIMQIYYATGDVNIDNIDTFEDKVEVEGVVFSKIMYVAADDNNPINVYNAVLPFNQVIDTEGIKKDSRMSIRPSVNYINCSMLGEKELEVKCAVSLDTLVFHKNELNVINNITENELDIKRIQNTPSVVGYIVKDNETLWDIAKTYSTKVEDIRAVNNLDVTDVKRGDKLIIVKNIESLEI; translated from the coding sequence TTGAGTTTAGAACTGGAACAAAGAAACATAGCATTAATAAAACAAAAAGGAAGCCGAGTTCTTCAAATGACAATAGATGAAGATATTAATGTGCCAGATATCAAGCCAGATATTGATAAAATTTTGCAGAGCAATTCGGTAGTAAACATTACAGGTACAGATGTTTATGATTCAAAAGTTTTAGTAAAAGGTGAATTTAATTGTAAAGTATTGTATGTACCTCTTAATGATTCAAAGCCTGTACATAATATGATGAGTCTTATACCAATAGAGGAAAGCATTAATATTGATGATGTATCCAAAAATGATAGTATTAAGACAGAGTATGTCATAGAAGAGATGAAGATTACCCCAATCAACACAAGAAAAATCAATGTAAAATCAATTGTACAAGTAAAACTTATGGTGGATGAGAAAAAAGAAATGTATGTTCCAATGGATATATCTGGAGCTTGTGACATACAAAGCAAATATGATGACATAACAATATGTAAACTTCATACATCCAAAAAAGAAACATATAAAATAAAAGATGAATTAGCAATTCCAAGCAGCAAGCCAAATATTATGGAAATCCTGTGGTATGACAGAAGTATCAAGAATAAAGAATTCAGAATAATGGATGATAAAATCAATATTAAAGGGGTTATAGCATTAGATACTCTATATCTAGGAGAGTCGGGAGAAAACAATCTAGAATTTGTTGAGCATGAAATACCATATAACGGTGTTATAGAGTGTAATGGTGTCAACGAAGATATGTATTATGATGTTGACATTAAAATCGTAGACGACAAGATTCAGATAAGGCCTGATCTAGACGGAGAAGAAAGAGTATTCTCAGTAGATATCATGACACAACTGGATATCAAAGTTTATTCAGAGGAGAAAGACAGTATTCTTGCTGATGTATACTCATTATCAAAAGATATCGATCTAGAGAAAGAATCAGTTGAATATGAGACACTATTATGCAAGAACCAAAGTCAGTGCAAAATAAAAGAAACCATAGAAATAGATAGCAACGAACCAGATATAATGCAGATATATTATGCAACTGGAGATGTCAATATCGATAATATTGATACATTTGAAGATAAAGTAGAAGTAGAAGGTGTAGTGTTCAGCAAAATAATGTATGTTGCAGCTGATGATAATAACCCTATTAACGTCTATAACGCGGTTTTACCATTTAATCAGGTAATTGATACAGAAGGCATTAAAAAAGACAGCAGGATGTCAATTAGGCCGTCTGTGAACTATATTAACTGTAGCATGTTAGGTGAAAAAGAACTAGAAGTAAAATGTGCAGTTTCACTTGACACATTAGTATTCCATAAGAATGAACTGAATGTGATCAATAACATCACTGAAAATGAACTAGACATCAAGAGGATTCAGAATACACCTAGTGTTGTGGGATATATAGTAAAAGATAATGAAACATTATGGGATATAGCAAAAACATATTCTACTAAAGTAGAGGATATTAGAGCTGTAAATAATTTAGATGTTACAGATGTAAAAAGAGGGGATAAATTAATTATAGTCAAAAATATTGAAAGTCTCGAAATTTAG
- a CDS encoding spore germination protein has translation MRLKKVAAKYDERSNKVLVPFSDSLDTNIRNFEELFTDCGDLVKRKFPIGKNKDVWAYIAYIDVMTDRRVIEESVLEQLLVQVRGVGKSLPDTDEDKFSFIKDGGFATADLKDVNTMDDAVLAVLSGDTVIFIDGYEKCIVVSTKGFPNRGVQQPDTENVIRGSKEGFTEAFRINTVLIRRRIRDSKLKVKQIQLGTRTRTDVALMYLDDLVRPQVLKEIEERLSYFKIDSVLESGTLEQLIETNWYSPFPQTQVTQRPDKVASAILEGRVAIVVDNTPFVLLLPTTMNCFFQSSEDYYQRWYVMSFVRVLRYCAAFLSFAIPGFYLALTTFHPAMIPTSLTFSIAAAREGVPFPALIEVLIMELAFELLREAGVRLPTPIGNTIGIVGGLIIGQAVVEANLVSPIIVIIVALTAISSFAIPSYSLTSAFRIIKYLIIFLSAFLGFLGFWLGILIILTHLVSLKSIDIPYLSPFTAREVNNEDLQDSLIRMPIFVNKLRPVFARRGSKVRLDIDEKGEKNVFTKQ, from the coding sequence ATGAGATTAAAAAAAGTAGCAGCTAAATATGATGAGAGAAGTAATAAAGTATTAGTACCGTTTTCGGATTCATTGGATACTAATATTAGAAATTTTGAGGAATTATTTACTGATTGTGGTGATTTGGTAAAGAGAAAATTCCCTATTGGGAAGAATAAGGATGTATGGGCATATATTGCCTATATCGATGTTATGACTGATAGAAGAGTTATAGAGGAATCTGTTCTTGAACAGTTGTTAGTACAAGTTAGAGGTGTTGGAAAATCTCTTCCAGATACAGATGAAGATAAGTTTTCTTTCATTAAGGATGGTGGATTTGCAACAGCTGATCTAAAAGATGTTAATACGATGGATGATGCAGTATTAGCCGTGCTTTCGGGAGATACTGTAATTTTTATTGATGGTTATGAAAAGTGTATAGTAGTTTCAACGAAAGGTTTTCCTAACAGGGGTGTACAACAACCTGATACAGAAAACGTAATAAGAGGGTCAAAGGAAGGTTTTACTGAAGCATTCAGAATAAATACTGTGCTTATAAGAAGAAGGATAAGAGACAGCAAGTTAAAAGTAAAGCAGATTCAGTTAGGGACAAGAACAAGAACTGACGTAGCTCTTATGTATCTTGATGATCTTGTAAGACCTCAAGTGTTAAAAGAAATAGAAGAAAGACTTAGTTATTTTAAGATCGATAGTGTTTTGGAAAGTGGTACTTTAGAACAATTAATTGAGACTAATTGGTATTCTCCATTTCCTCAAACCCAAGTTACTCAAAGACCAGATAAAGTTGCTTCTGCTATATTGGAAGGAAGGGTTGCAATAGTAGTTGATAATACTCCTTTTGTATTACTTCTACCAACAACCATGAATTGCTTTTTTCAGTCATCAGAGGATTATTACCAACGATGGTATGTAATGAGTTTTGTCAGAGTATTAAGATACTGTGCAGCTTTTTTGTCTTTTGCCATACCTGGATTCTATTTGGCATTAACGACTTTTCATCCTGCCATGATACCTACATCGTTAACATTTTCCATTGCAGCAGCAAGGGAAGGGGTGCCGTTTCCAGCTCTTATAGAGGTGCTCATTATGGAACTCGCTTTTGAGTTGTTAAGAGAAGCAGGTGTAAGGCTTCCTACGCCTATAGGAAACACTATTGGGATTGTAGGAGGACTCATTATAGGACAGGCGGTAGTAGAAGCCAATTTAGTAAGCCCTATTATAGTCATTATTGTAGCATTAACGGCTATATCATCTTTTGCTATTCCAAGTTATTCTCTTACCTCAGCGTTTAGAATAATTAAATATTTAATAATATTTTTATCAGCTTTTTTAGGTTTCTTGGGGTTTTGGTTAGGTATTTTAATCATATTGACTCATCTTGTTTCACTTAAGAGCATTGATATTCCTTATTTATCACCTTTTACAGCAAGAGAAGTCAATAATGAAGATTTACAGGATTCACTTATAAGGATGCCGATATTCGTTAACAAATTAAGACCGGTATTTGCTAGAAGAGGTAGCAAAGTTAGATTAGATATAGATGAAAAAGGAGAAAAAAATGTTTTCACAAAACAATAA
- a CDS encoding Ger(x)C family spore germination protein → MKIKVIVIFIICSMFLTGCWDKVELNDRAYVISLALDDIGDLLEVTYTIPNLPVITAQSGGEATKFIKVTKAETLAQANRDFGKKSNLRINFDHTKVIIFGADFLQNTDNLKKVLDHFDRNPEYSKSLLLLATKETGKKLLQAVPNGEETTGIYLSQVFINNSLETVSAKTIELGDFISRMYSTEGNGVMPNIIFEDNEVVVDGLAVLREYQLKGWLEDQYMTPYSWVLGKGKETIALVDMQGVLVPYEISDLTSKMKFDMQDGLLKIKIEIICEGDIAEYIFEDKDRLFNTDYIKNIEKEIALSMEEDIDELIDIIQDEFGVDIINAYNKVKTSNRKVWELTHSNWEDYFRAASIEVESKVSIRRVGLSK, encoded by the coding sequence ATGAAAATTAAAGTAATAGTAATATTTATTATATGTTCCATGTTCCTCACTGGATGCTGGGATAAGGTTGAACTCAATGATAGAGCATATGTTATAAGCCTTGCACTAGATGATATAGGAGACTTATTAGAAGTAACATATACAATACCTAATTTACCTGTTATTACAGCGCAAAGTGGAGGAGAAGCTACCAAATTCATTAAAGTCACTAAAGCTGAGACATTAGCTCAAGCCAATAGAGATTTCGGTAAGAAATCAAATCTTAGAATTAATTTTGACCATACGAAAGTAATAATCTTCGGAGCAGATTTCTTACAGAATACTGATAACCTGAAAAAAGTATTAGACCATTTTGATAGAAATCCAGAGTATTCTAAGTCTTTGCTATTACTAGCTACGAAAGAAACAGGCAAGAAATTACTTCAAGCGGTTCCTAATGGAGAAGAAACAACAGGCATATATCTATCACAAGTTTTTATTAATAACAGTTTAGAAACCGTTAGTGCCAAGACAATAGAACTTGGTGACTTCATTTCCAGAATGTACAGCACAGAAGGCAACGGTGTTATGCCTAATATAATTTTTGAAGATAATGAAGTCGTTGTTGATGGACTAGCAGTTCTTAGAGAGTATCAGTTGAAAGGCTGGCTAGAAGACCAGTACATGACACCATACAGTTGGGTTCTAGGTAAGGGAAAAGAGACTATTGCACTGGTAGACATGCAAGGTGTATTGGTTCCATATGAAATAAGCGATCTTACATCTAAGATGAAATTTGATATGCAGGATGGATTGTTAAAGATAAAAATAGAAATCATCTGTGAAGGAGATATAGCTGAATATATTTTTGAAGATAAAGATAGATTATTCAATACTGATTATATAAAAAATATAGAAAAAGAAATCGCTCTAAGTATGGAAGAGGATATTGATGAACTTATAGATATCATTCAAGATGAATTTGGCGTTGATATTATAAATGCATACAATAAAGTTAAGACCAGCAATAGAAAAGTCTGGGAATTAACTCATTCCAATTGGGAAGATTATTTTAGAGCGGCATCTATTGAAGTGGAGAGTAAAGTGAGTATAAGAAGAGTAGGACTTTCAAAATAG
- the spoIIR gene encoding stage II sporulation protein R, translating into MMKVKLMKILQKRQILKTYILSILLVILMVVAIGYDYSKNATNAAVIEGISDSLIRFHVIANSDSEQDQQLKLKVRDEILESMNTILKDSKDIEETRKLIYENMDDIKTISEKVIEKYNYDYKIDVKLKMEQFPLKTYGDIILPPGEYEALIVEIGEAKGKNWWCVMFPPLCFVDVTHGVVPEETKETLKNILTDEEYDSIVMTDSQESMPIKIKFKFLEWFNFNKKDKKQNNNSNKVFVDK; encoded by the coding sequence ATGATGAAGGTGAAATTGATGAAAATATTACAGAAAAGGCAAATATTAAAAACTTATATTTTATCTATTCTATTAGTGATATTAATGGTAGTAGCTATAGGATATGATTATAGTAAAAATGCTACAAATGCTGCTGTAATAGAGGGGATTTCAGATAGTTTGATACGTTTTCATGTCATTGCTAATAGTGATAGCGAACAGGATCAACAATTGAAACTGAAAGTTAGAGATGAGATTCTTGAAAGTATGAATACAATTTTAAAAGACTCTAAAGATATTGAAGAAACCAGAAAACTGATATATGAAAACATGGATGACATCAAAACAATATCAGAGAAGGTTATTGAGAAATATAATTATGATTATAAAATAGATGTTAAACTTAAGATGGAACAATTTCCGTTAAAAACTTATGGAGATATAATATTACCACCAGGAGAGTACGAAGCATTGATCGTAGAAATCGGAGAAGCAAAAGGAAAGAATTGGTGGTGTGTGATGTTTCCTCCATTGTGTTTTGTAGATGTTACTCATGGAGTAGTTCCTGAAGAAACAAAAGAAACATTAAAAAATATTTTAACAGATGAAGAATATGATTCAATAGTAATGACTGACTCACAAGAAAGCATGCCTATAAAGATTAAATTCAAATTTCTAGAATGGTTTAATTTTAATAAGAAAGATAAAAAGCAAAATAACAATAGTAATAAAGTATTTGTTGATAAGTAG
- a CDS encoding D-alanine--D-alanine ligase family protein — translation MNKKNIVVLFGGQSSEHEISCISAATIMKNIDEDKYNIYPVGITKEGNWRLYNGKTEDLSKDKWVKDSVKAIISPDATDKALIIFKDKGIEKLDVHIVFPALHGLYGEDGSVQGLLELAGIPYVGCGILASSVSMDKLFTKVIVDRLGIRQAKYVSVYKKEMDEIKEVVAKIESQLDYPVFVKPSNAGSSKGITKAHNRGELFDGLELAIKHDSKLLIEETIIGREIECAILGNHHPRTSNVGEIISAAEFYDYDSKYNDKGSKTIINPDLPRPIVKKIREYASDIFSAVDGRGLARADFFIEEKSGEVVFNEINTLPGFTSISMYPMLWEDKGMSNKELVNRLIEFAYNK, via the coding sequence ATGAATAAGAAAAATATAGTCGTTTTATTCGGTGGACAATCGTCAGAACATGAAATATCGTGTATATCTGCAGCTACCATAATGAAGAATATTGATGAAGATAAATATAATATATATCCTGTAGGGATAACCAAAGAAGGTAATTGGAGATTATACAATGGTAAAACAGAAGACTTATCAAAAGATAAATGGGTAAAGGATTCGGTTAAAGCAATTATTAGCCCGGATGCCACGGACAAGGCATTGATAATTTTTAAAGATAAAGGTATAGAAAAATTAGATGTACATATTGTTTTCCCCGCACTTCATGGATTATATGGTGAAGACGGGAGTGTTCAAGGTCTCCTTGAATTAGCAGGTATTCCGTATGTAGGTTGTGGTATCCTTGCTTCTAGCGTATCAATGGATAAGCTTTTCACAAAAGTAATTGTTGATAGACTGGGCATCAGACAAGCAAAATATGTTTCGGTATATAAAAAAGAAATGGATGAAATTAAAGAAGTTGTGGCTAAGATAGAAAGTCAATTGGATTATCCTGTTTTTGTAAAACCTTCTAATGCAGGTTCATCTAAAGGTATTACCAAGGCTCATAATAGAGGAGAATTGTTTGATGGTCTTGAACTTGCAATTAAGCATGATTCAAAATTATTAATAGAAGAAACTATTATAGGTAGAGAAATAGAATGTGCGATACTTGGTAATCATCATCCAAGAACATCTAATGTTGGTGAAATAATATCAGCAGCTGAATTCTATGATTATGATTCAAAATATAATGATAAAGGTTCTAAAACTATTATAAATCCAGATTTACCAAGGCCTATAGTTAAAAAAATCAGAGAATATGCATCAGATATATTCAGTGCAGTGGATGGGAGAGGTTTGGCAAGAGCAGATTTCTTTATTGAAGAGAAATCGGGAGAAGTAGTATTTAATGAAATCAATACTTTACCAGGTTTTACAAGCATTAGTATGTATCCAATGCTCTGGGAAGATAAAGGAATGTCAAACAAAGAATTGGTTAATAGACTTATAGAATTTGCGTATAACAAATAA
- a CDS encoding GntR family transcriptional regulator: MGDKLKVNLNEYLPLRDVVFNTLREAILKGELVAGERLMEKQLAERMGVSRTPIREAIRKLELEGLVVMIPRKGAEVARITHKDIKDVLEVRAALEELAVKIACDKMSEESLVNLKKTSQKFQNACQDHDIEQIIKKDVEFHDIIFNSTENDKLILIINNLREQIYRYRVEYIKKVTDFNILVKEHDMIVKSIEARNVEEARSIALQHIVNQEIAVIEIFDKKNK; the protein is encoded by the coding sequence ATGGGTGATAAATTGAAAGTCAATTTAAATGAATATCTGCCACTTAGAGACGTAGTCTTTAATACATTAAGAGAAGCCATTCTTAAGGGAGAACTTGTAGCTGGTGAAAGATTGATGGAAAAACAACTTGCTGAAAGAATGGGCGTTAGTAGAACACCAATAAGAGAGGCAATAAGAAAACTTGAACTTGAAGGTCTAGTAGTGATGATACCTAGAAAAGGTGCAGAAGTTGCTAGAATTACACATAAAGATATTAAGGATGTATTAGAGGTAAGAGCAGCACTTGAAGAACTTGCAGTTAAGATAGCTTGTGACAAAATGTCCGAAGAATCTCTTGTCAATCTTAAGAAAACAAGTCAAAAATTCCAAAATGCGTGTCAAGACCATGATATAGAACAGATCATAAAGAAAGATGTTGAATTCCATGATATAATATTCAATTCAACTGAAAATGATAAATTGATATTAATAATAAATAATCTGAGAGAGCAGATATATCGTTATAGAGTTGAATATATCAAAAAAGTTACTGATTTCAATATATTGGTCAAAGAACATGATATGATAGTTAAATCAATAGAAGCTAGAAATGTTGAAGAAGCAAGAAGTATTGCTTTGCAGCATATTGTCAATCAGGAGATAGCTGTTATTGAGATATTTGATAAGAAGAACAAATAA
- a CDS encoding GerAB/ArcD/ProY family transporter, whose translation MFSQNNKISMRQVEILIILNMFSNTSLILPRIASEIAGGDGHFIVLGGAIISLIYVFVITSLVKRFPNQNIVEYTELIFNKPIAIIIGIVFMLKFIILAGLEIRVFGELVKQALLRNTPIEIIVIAMLLVVVYLTRKGYEARARMAELLIFVILIPLILIFFFAIPDIELYNISPIFSISGKKFMYGSIIMSFAYSGLELLLLSTPFVLKPNKLPKIALKSVIFVGILNALICVLTIGSFGPVETSRQIWPVMSIMQTIHLPGALIQRQDALMVSFWIMTVFLLINAYLFFSTLLLKKVTKLKEQNFLILPLIPIVYLISLMPDNIVETYDWLSIMTRYVSILFLLPIPLILLIVAKIRGLGIKNNKSTTVKSNK comes from the coding sequence ATGTTTTCACAAAACAATAAAATTTCAATGAGACAGGTTGAGATACTAATAATTCTCAACATGTTCAGTAATACGAGTTTGATTCTTCCTAGAATTGCATCAGAAATAGCAGGAGGTGATGGACATTTTATTGTTTTAGGAGGAGCTATAATTTCATTAATATATGTTTTTGTTATAACTTCGCTAGTAAAAAGGTTTCCTAATCAAAATATAGTAGAATACACTGAACTGATATTCAATAAACCGATTGCCATTATAATAGGTATAGTTTTTATGTTGAAATTTATTATTCTGGCAGGCTTGGAGATAAGAGTTTTTGGTGAATTAGTTAAACAGGCATTACTTAGAAATACTCCTATAGAGATTATTGTCATTGCCATGCTTCTAGTTGTAGTTTATCTAACCAGAAAAGGTTATGAGGCAAGAGCTAGAATGGCAGAACTTTTGATATTTGTCATATTGATTCCATTGATACTAATATTTTTCTTTGCGATTCCTGATATAGAGTTATACAATATTTCACCTATTTTTTCAATTTCAGGTAAAAAATTTATGTATGGTAGTATAATAATGTCATTTGCTTATTCTGGTTTAGAACTTTTACTATTATCCACACCTTTTGTATTAAAACCTAATAAATTACCGAAGATAGCTCTAAAAAGCGTTATTTTTGTTGGTATACTAAATGCACTTATATGCGTTTTGACTATTGGTTCATTTGGACCTGTTGAGACTTCCAGACAAATATGGCCTGTTATGTCTATAATGCAGACTATACATTTACCAGGTGCTCTAATTCAAAGACAGGATGCCCTTATGGTTAGTTTTTGGATCATGACGGTTTTTTTACTAATTAACGCTTATCTATTCTTTTCGACTTTACTTCTTAAAAAAGTGACTAAACTAAAAGAGCAGAATTTTTTGATTCTACCATTGATACCTATCGTCTATCTTATATCATTGATGCCCGATAATATAGTTGAGACCTATGACTGGTTAAGTATAATGACACGTTATGTCAGTATATTATTTCTATTGCCTATACCCTTGATTCTATTAATCGTAGCCAAAATAAGGGGACTTGGAATTAAAAATAATAAAAGTACTACTGTGAAAAGTAATAAATAG
- a CDS encoding Veg family protein: MIAKEDITEVRKRVDGYVGSKVMVKANKGRKRIVIKQGVLQSTYPSIFVVKVQNELQNTYRTVSYSYTDILTNNVELSLCQE; the protein is encoded by the coding sequence ATGATTGCAAAAGAAGATATTACCGAGGTAAGAAAGCGTGTAGATGGTTATGTCGGTAGTAAAGTGATGGTTAAAGCTAATAAGGGACGGAAAAGAATAGTCATTAAACAGGGTGTATTACAGAGCACTTATCCAAGTATTTTTGTAGTTAAAGTACAAAATGAATTACAGAATACCTATAGAACTGTTTCATATAGTTACACTGATATATTAACTAATAATGTTGAATTATCGTTATGTCAGGAATAA
- a CDS encoding DUF1934 domain-containing protein translates to MTKDVIVKVKGVQTDMFETDEIELVTTGKYVDKNNKVYITYVDSTIDGDKETKTTVKLEENQISILRFGAVNSHMVFEKDKTHITHYETPYGVFEINTYTKKINVETGNDYMEINVAYDLSINHMSMGVNTFTISINSAKSDRVILMDDKSVEVQNEELS, encoded by the coding sequence GTGACAAAAGATGTAATTGTTAAAGTAAAAGGTGTTCAAACGGATATGTTTGAAACAGATGAAATAGAATTAGTAACTACAGGTAAATATGTAGATAAAAACAATAAGGTCTATATAACATATGTAGATTCTACAATTGATGGTGACAAAGAAACAAAAACTACAGTAAAGCTAGAAGAAAATCAAATATCCATATTAAGATTTGGAGCAGTCAATTCTCATATGGTATTTGAAAAAGATAAGACACATATTACACATTATGAAACACCTTATGGTGTATTCGAAATAAATACTTATACGAAGAAAATTAATGTGGAGACTGGTAATGATTATATGGAAATCAATGTAGCATACGATTTAAGTATCAATCATATGTCTATGGGTGTAAATACTTTTACTATATCTATTAATAGTGCTAAATCAGATAGAGTGATATTGATGGATGATAAAAGTGTAGAAGTACAGAATGAAGAACTTAGTTAA
- the galU gene encoding UTP--glucose-1-phosphate uridylyltransferase GalU: MKIRKAIIPAAGLGTRFLPATKAQPKEMLPIVDKPTIQYIVEEAVQSGVEDIIIVTGRNKRSIEDHFDKSIELELELEKKGKDELLQIARSVSEIANIHYIRQKEPRGLGHAILTAKHFIGNEPFAVLLGDDVIVSKKPCLQQMMDVYNEYRTSILGVQKVPEDDVSKYGIIDAKHIEDRIYKIKDLVEKPKTEKAPSNIAILGRYIITPSIFKYLETQEAGAGGEIQLTDSLKRLAKDEAIYAYNFIGKRYDVGNIMGFLQATVESALRRDELRDDFLAYLKETVNNVEDIIKVD, encoded by the coding sequence ATGAAAATAAGAAAGGCGATTATTCCAGCAGCTGGGCTTGGGACTAGATTTCTACCAGCTACAAAGGCTCAGCCAAAAGAAATGTTACCTATTGTAGACAAACCAACTATTCAATATATTGTTGAAGAAGCGGTCCAATCAGGTGTAGAAGATATTATTATTGTAACTGGACGAAATAAAAGATCCATAGAAGATCATTTCGACAAATCAATAGAACTTGAATTGGAACTGGAAAAGAAGGGGAAAGATGAGCTTTTACAAATAGCAAGAAGTGTTTCTGAGATAGCTAATATTCATTATATTAGACAAAAAGAACCAAGAGGTCTTGGTCATGCAATATTAACTGCCAAACATTTTATTGGAAATGAACCATTTGCTGTTTTATTAGGTGATGATGTAATAGTATCCAAGAAACCATGTCTACAGCAGATGATGGATGTTTACAATGAATATAGGACATCTATCTTAGGAGTACAAAAAGTTCCTGAAGATGATGTATCCAAATATGGTATCATCGATGCAAAACACATCGAAGATAGAATCTACAAAATAAAGGATCTCGTAGAAAAGCCAAAAACCGAAAAAGCACCATCAAATATAGCTATTCTTGGTAGATACATAATAACTCCAAGTATATTCAAATATCTAGAAACGCAAGAAGCAGGAGCTGGAGGAGAAATTCAATTAACAGATTCTCTCAAGAGGTTAGCAAAAGATGAAGCTATCTATGCATATAATTTTATTGGAAAAAGATATGATGTAGGTAATATAATGGGATTCTTACAAGCTACAGTAGAATCAGCTTTACGAAGAGATGAATTAAGAGA